Proteins from a single region of Maledivibacter sp.:
- a CDS encoding threonine/serine dehydratase: MFSHIDVVNAYERIKDRIYKTPLDKSIYLSNENINYYLKLECLQPVKSFKIRGALSKLTTLTEEEKKRGVVAISSGNHGAAVSYASRLMGIDNVMIFVSKATPQSKIEKIRYYGGNVKIVGENYDEVHEYGMEHIKNYNMTYIDAYYNDPIVYAGQGTVAIEIFDQNPDIDTILVPIGGGGLITGISVAAKKINPLVKIVGVQTEACPAMIKAIKDNIFYDAYPTKPSICEALVGGIGELAYQMSKDCIDEIIEVKESSIEKAVAHTIKKEKIIAEPSSAICIAAIMQEKHRIKGKNVALVISGGNIDEDLMVELLNKY; this comes from the coding sequence ATGTTTAGTCATATTGATGTGGTAAATGCATATGAAAGAATAAAGGATAGAATTTATAAGACCCCCTTAGATAAATCAATTTATTTAAGTAATGAAAATATAAATTATTATTTAAAGCTAGAGTGTCTTCAACCTGTTAAAAGCTTTAAAATTAGAGGTGCTTTAAGTAAATTGACTACACTTACAGAGGAAGAAAAGAAAAGAGGGGTTGTGGCAATATCCTCCGGTAACCATGGAGCCGCAGTTAGTTATGCCTCTAGGTTAATGGGAATAGATAATGTAATGATATTTGTATCTAAGGCTACTCCACAGAGTAAAATAGAAAAAATAAGATACTATGGGGGAAATGTTAAGATTGTCGGTGAAAATTATGATGAAGTACATGAATATGGAATGGAACATATAAAGAATTATAATATGACTTATATAGATGCATATTACAATGATCCTATTGTATATGCAGGTCAGGGAACGGTAGCTATCGAAATATTTGACCAAAATCCAGACATTGATACCATACTGGTACCTATAGGTGGTGGAGGATTGATAACAGGAATAAGTGTTGCTGCAAAGAAAATTAATCCTTTAGTTAAAATTGTTGGAGTACAAACAGAAGCTTGTCCAGCTATGATTAAAGCTATAAAAGATAATATTTTTTATGATGCTTATCCAACAAAACCATCTATTTGTGAGGCATTGGTCGGTGGTATTGGAGAATTAGCATATCAAATGTCAAAGGATTGTATAGATGAAATTATTGAGGTTAAGGAATCATCTATTGAAAAGGCCGTTGCACATACAATTAAAAAAGAAAAGATTATAGCTGAGCCCTCTAGTGCCATTTGTATTGCTGCTATTATGCAGGAAAAACACAGAATTAAAGGTAAAAATGTGGCATTAGTCATTTCAGGTGGGAATATAGATGA